A DNA window from Rhodococcus sp. 4CII contains the following coding sequences:
- a CDS encoding MFS transporter, whose product MADTSALPQTTPTLDRGGLRRVLTVLCLTEITSWGILYYAFPVLSVSISADTGWSLPVIVAAFSLSQLAAALTGIPVGRIIDRIGPRAVMTAGSVLAVPSLLVVAAAPNLPIFYAGWIAAGIAMGAVLYPPAFAALTRWYGDGYVKALMILTLAAGLASTVFAPLTAALVDLYDWRATYLALAAILAVVTVPGHLLGLRGRWPHPLVPTGTHPVDHRDASRSWAFLALVIALSLGAFAAFAGVFNLVPLLIEQGFSPSLAALTLGLGGAGQVLGRIGYLPLAARTTARTRIVMILAATAVTTALLGIVSTMVALIAVAIGAGLVRGIFTLIQATAITDRWGATHYGRLNGLMSAPVVIVMALAPWAGTALSAWTGSYAHAYLILAGAAVLAAMVATASIPRVGERGRGRRVLNPARELPEVT is encoded by the coding sequence GTGGCCGACACCAGTGCCCTGCCGCAGACCACTCCGACGCTCGATCGGGGTGGTCTGCGGCGGGTCCTGACGGTGCTGTGCCTGACCGAGATCACCAGCTGGGGCATCCTGTACTACGCGTTTCCGGTGCTGTCGGTGTCCATTTCGGCGGACACCGGGTGGTCGCTGCCGGTGATCGTGGCGGCGTTCTCCCTGTCCCAGCTTGCCGCCGCCCTGACCGGGATCCCGGTGGGGCGGATCATCGACCGGATCGGGCCGCGGGCGGTGATGACCGCCGGATCCGTCCTCGCCGTCCCGTCGCTGCTGGTCGTGGCGGCCGCCCCGAACCTGCCGATCTTCTACGCCGGCTGGATCGCCGCCGGGATCGCGATGGGCGCGGTGCTGTATCCGCCGGCGTTCGCAGCGCTGACCCGCTGGTACGGCGACGGCTACGTGAAGGCGCTGATGATCCTCACTCTGGCCGCGGGTTTGGCCAGCACCGTGTTCGCCCCGCTGACCGCGGCGTTGGTGGACCTGTACGACTGGCGGGCCACGTATCTCGCGCTCGCCGCCATCTTGGCGGTGGTCACCGTGCCCGGGCACCTGCTGGGTTTGCGGGGGCGGTGGCCGCACCCACTCGTCCCGACCGGGACGCATCCGGTCGATCACCGCGATGCCTCCCGCTCATGGGCGTTCCTCGCCCTCGTGATCGCACTGAGTTTGGGGGCGTTCGCCGCGTTCGCCGGGGTGTTCAACCTGGTGCCGCTGCTGATCGAGCAGGGCTTCTCCCCGTCCCTCGCGGCCCTGACGTTGGGGTTGGGTGGGGCCGGGCAGGTCCTCGGCCGCATCGGCTACCTGCCGCTCGCGGCGCGCACCACCGCCCGCACCCGGATCGTGATGATCCTCGCCGCGACCGCGGTCACCACCGCGCTGCTCGGGATCGTGTCCACGATGGTCGCGCTGATCGCGGTCGCCATCGGCGCCGGGCTGGTCCGCGGGATCTTCACCCTGATCCAGGCCACCGCGATCACCGACAGGTGGGGTGCCACCCATTACGGGCGCCTCAACGGGCTGATGTCCGCGCCGGTCGTCATCGTCATGGCCCTCGCCCCGTGGGCCGGGACCGCGTTGTCAGCGTGGACGGGCAGCTACGCCCACGCGTACCTGATCCTCGCCGGCGCAGCCGTGCTCGCCGCCATGGTGGCAACCGCGAGCATCCCCCGCGTGGGCGAAAGGGGCAGGGGCAGAAGGGTCCTCAACCCGGCACGCGAACTGCCCGAGGTGACTTGA
- a CDS encoding nucleotidyltransferase domain-containing protein, producing MDLIRPLQTVTPTLDGDVLSALAAASEATFTTGQLHRVLHHHSEEGIRKVLQRLSKQGTVLSSRVGNAFVYQLNREHLAFPHVVGLADLSGEFLRRLEARLAGWEIPPVYAAVFGSAARGTMTIDSDIDIFLVRPDDVAEEEWDEQVAELMAEVTRWTGNDARDLQFAQSEIAGRGTDEPVLRDVVKEGLTVAGSRAGFTRLLRRGNR from the coding sequence ATGGATCTGATTCGGCCGCTGCAGACAGTGACGCCCACGCTTGACGGTGATGTGCTCTCTGCGCTGGCGGCCGCATCTGAGGCGACATTCACGACGGGCCAGTTGCACCGGGTGCTGCACCACCATTCGGAGGAGGGGATACGGAAGGTGTTGCAACGCTTGAGCAAGCAGGGCACGGTGCTGTCTTCGAGGGTGGGAAACGCGTTCGTGTACCAGCTCAATCGTGAGCACCTGGCCTTCCCTCATGTCGTGGGTCTTGCCGACTTGTCTGGCGAGTTCCTGCGCAGGTTGGAGGCGCGGTTGGCCGGCTGGGAGATTCCCCCGGTGTATGCCGCTGTGTTCGGTTCGGCTGCGCGCGGAACGATGACGATCGACAGTGACATCGACATCTTCCTGGTCCGGCCGGACGACGTCGCAGAAGAGGAGTGGGATGAACAGGTGGCGGAGCTGATGGCCGAAGTGACCAGATGGACCGGCAACGATGCGCGGGATCTGCAGTTCGCGCAGAGCGAGATCGCCGGCCGCGGCACGGACGAGCCGGTCCTGCGGGATGTGGTGAAGGAGGGGCTGACGGTGGCCGGTTCACGGGCCGGTTTCACCCGGTTGCTGCGTCGGGGTAATCGGTAA